In Dromiciops gliroides isolate mDroGli1 chromosome 4, mDroGli1.pri, whole genome shotgun sequence, one DNA window encodes the following:
- the GPATCH8 gene encoding G patch domain-containing protein 8 isoform X2, protein MGMGRMEMELDYAEDATERRRVLEVEKEDTEELRQKYKDYVDKEKAIAKALEDLRANFYCELCDKQYQKHQEFDNHINSYDHAHKQRLKDLKQREFARNVSSRSRKDEKKQEKALRRLHELAEQRKQAECALGSGPMFRPTTVAVDEEGEDDKDESTASSGMGASASSGLSTEFTTDKGGPFTSVQPSGTAGLGQAAVLAPQAISFGIKNNLGTPLQKLGVSFSFAKKAPVKLESIASVFKDHAEEGSPEDSTKADEKSSDPGALQKVGDSDSSSNPEGKKEDEDAHEKDGGSLASTLSKLKKMRREDGTGAAEPEYYHYIPPAHCKVKPNFPFLLFMRASEQMEADHSTHPKSNPESKKNSSPKLKSCSKSALSQGTEKMMIENPVQQKETIVTESAELRSKAEAKEGQMDADEQSGDSQQLAENQILEPSPFKEAAQTTPARKEGPEGPKHPSGPFFPVLSKDESTTLQWPSELLIFTKTTPSISYSCNPLYFDFKLSRNKDARAKGIEKPKDPGGPSKEHFQCSDPGDVNKNKEAGNISHSSGEKTDAVPSGSACSLHRQEPGESRGEEVEEKGKSLPSRKERAAKSHRHKKKKKHKKSSKHKRKHKDDPEDKGSKTESGEKSKKRKKRKRKKNKSSAPADSERGPKPEPPGSGSPAPPRRRRRTQEDSQRRALPADEGNSNKKEEGGGGGSSAQDHGGKKHRADPPPSACQRRVGAKRRSSQPSSGDEESDAASSRRQHQKSPSQDSEDDDEDSGSEHSRSCSRSGRRHSSRRSSRRSYSSSSDASTDQSCYSRQRSYSDDTYSDYSDRSRRHSKRSHDSEDDSDYASSKHRSKRHKYSSSEDDYSLSCSQSRSRSRSHTRERSRSRSRGRSRSRSSSCSRSRSKRRSRSTTAHSWQRSRSYSRDRSRSTRSPSQRSDSRKGSRGHESPEERRSGRRDFIRSKIYRSQSPHYYRSGRAEGPGKKDGRGEDSKGSEPPSQNSTGPARGSDGDCSPEDKNSVTAKLLLEKIQSRKVERKPSVNEEVLVIPNKVGLKLKDPPQGYFGPKLPPSLGNKSVLPLIGKLPATRKPNTKKCEESGLERGDEQEQSETEEGPLGIIEAPFGHQCPSEDTARPTSDPLPEEPKPEEGAAQHSTAPLNTPALPNCYPGDPAMPHNYLPEPSDGDALEHLDGASQSIPNESSALPLVPDMEHFPSYAPPSGEPNVESPDGADDASLAPLESQPITFTPEEMEKYSKLQQAAQQHIQQQLLAKQVKAFPASAALAPATPALQPIHIQQPATASATSITTVQHAILQHHAAAAAAAIGIHPHPHPQPLAQVHHIPQPHLTPISLSHLTHSIIPGHPATFLASHPIHIIPASAIHPGPFTFHPVPHAALYPTLLAPRPAAAAATALHLHPLLHPIFSGQDLQHPPSHGT, encoded by the exons AGATTGAAAGATCTCAAGCAGAGAGAGTTTGCTCGTAATGTCTCTTCAAGATCGAGGAAAGAtgagaagaagcaagagaaagcTTTACGACGGCTGCATGAGTTGGCAGAGCAGAGAAAGCAAGCTGAATG TGCCCTTGGAAGTGGCCCTATGTTCAGACCAACCACAGTTGCtgtagatgaagaaggagaagatGACAAGGATGAGTCAACTGCCAGTAGTGGCATGGGAGCTTCTGCTTCTTCTGGCCTGAGCACTGAATTCACCACAGACAAAGGAGGCCCATTCACTTCAGTACAACCTAGTGGCACTGCTGGTCTGGGACAAGCTGCTGTTTTGGCCCCCCAGGCTATCAGCTTTGGCATCAAGAATAATTTGGGGACTCCCTTGCAAAAATTAGGGGTCTCATTTTCTTTTGCCAAAAAAGCCCCTGTTAAACTCGAATCAATAGCATCTGTCTTCAAGGACCATGCGGAGGAAGGTAGCCCTGAAGACAGCACAAAAGCTGATGAGAAGAGTTCTGACCCAGGAGCATTGCAGAAAGTGGGAGACTCTGATAGTAGCAGTAATCCCGAAGGcaaaaaggaagatgaagatgctCATGAAAAAGATGGTGGGTCACTTGCCTCAACACTATCCAAGCTTAAAAAAATGAGACGAGAAGATGGCACTGGAGCAGCAGAGCCTGAATATTACCACTACATCCCTCCAGCTCATTGCAAAGTGAAGCCcaacttccccttccttctcttcatgCGAGCCAGTGAACAAATGGAAGCAGATCATAGCACACACCCAAAGAGTAACcctgaaagtaaaaaaaacagtTCTCCCAAGCTTAAGAGCTGCAGCAAGTCAGCATTGAGCCAAGGAACAGAAAAGATGATGATTGAAAACCCTGTGCAACAGAAGGAGACAATTGTGACTGAGTCTGCAGAGCTTAGAAGCAAGGCTGAAGCAAAGGAGGGCCAAATGGATGCAGATGAGCAGAGTGGAGACAGTCAGCAGCTTGCAGAAAATCAAATCCTTGAACCCAGCCCTTTTAAAGAAGCTGCCCAGACTACCCCAGCAAGGAAAGAGGGCCCAGAGGGACCTAAACATCCTAGTGGCCCTTTCTTCCCAGTTTTGAGCAAAGATGAAAGCACTACCCTCCAGTGGCCATCAGAACTGTTAATTTTTACCAAGACAACACCCTCCATTTCATACAGCTGCAACCCTCTGTACTTTGACTTTAAGTTGTCAAGAAATAAAGACGCTAGAGCAAAAGGGATAGAAAAACCAAAGGATCCAGGAGGCCCCTCAAAGGAACATTTCCAGTGTTCAGATCCTGGAGATGTAAATAAGAACAAGGAAGCAGGGAATATAAGTCATAGTTCAGGGGAGAAAACGGATGCTGTGCCCTCTGGTTCAGCATGTAGTCTTCATAGGCAAGAACCTGGGGAGAGCCGTGgggaagaggtggaggaaaaaggaaagagcctTCCCAGCAGGAAAGAGCGAGCTGCCAAGTCTCACCgacacaagaagaagaagaagcacaaAAAGTCTAGCAAACATAAGCGAAAACACAAAGATGATCCAGAAGACAAGGGCTCTAAAACTGAGTCTGGGGAGAAGTCCAAGAAGCGCAAGAAGCGAAAACGGAAGAAAAATAAATCGTCAGCCCCTGCAGACTCAGAGCGGGGACCTAAACCTGAGCCCCCAGGAAGTGGCAGCCCTGCACCCCCCAGGAGGAGGCGGCGCACTCAGGAAGATTCCCAGAGGAGAGCACTTCCAGCCGATGAGGGGAATAGCaacaagaaggaggaagggggtggCGGTGGCAGCAGTGCCCAAGACCATGGTGGCAAAAAGCACCGAGCTGACCCGCCTCCATCTGCCTGCCAGCGAAGAGTGGGTGCTAAGCGAAGGAGTAGCCAGCCCAgcagtggagatgaggagagtgaTGCAGCTTCATCACGCAGGCAGCATCAGAAATCTCCATCTCAAGACAgtgaggatgatgatgaagacTCTGGCAGTGAACACTCCCGGAGCTGTTCTCGGTCTGGTCGGCGCCATTCTTCCCGACGTTCATCCCGACGGTCCTATTCAAGCAGCTCTGATGCTTCTACAGACCAGAGTTGCTACAGTCGTCAACGTAGTTACTCGGATGACACTTACAGTGATTACAGTGACCGGTCACGAAGGCATTCAAAGCGTTCTCATGACTCAGAGGATGACTCAGACTATGCCAGTTCAAAACATCGGTCAAAGCGACACAAATACTCCTCTTCAGAAGATGACTACAGCCTCAGCTGTAGCCAGTCACGGAGTCGGTCACGGAGCCATACTCGAGAGCGTTCGAGGTCCAGGAGCAGGGGTCGGAGCCGTAGCCGAAGCAGCAGCTGTAGTCGAAGCCGGAGCAAACGAAGAAGCCGGAGCACTACAGCCCACAGTTGGCAGAGGAGTCGGAGCTATAGCCGGGACCGGAGTCGCAGTACCCGAAGCCCTTCCCAGAGATCGGATTCCAGAAAGGGCTCAAGAGGTCATGAGAGCCCTGAGGAGAGACGATCGGGTCGCAGGGATTTCATCCGCTCCAAGATCTATCGTTCCCAGTCCCCACACTACTACCGGTCAGGTCGAGCTGAGGGAcctggaaagaaagatggaagaggGGAAGACAGTAAAGGATCTGAGCCACCTTCCCAAAATAGTACTGGCCCAGCAAGGGGGTCTGATGGTGACTGCAGCCCAGAGGATAAGAATTCAGTCACTGCTAAGCTCTTATTAGAGAAGATTCAATCAAGGAAGGTTGAAAGAAAACCAAGTGTAAATGAAGAGGTCCTAGTTATCCCAAACAAGGTAGGGCTCAAATTGAAGGATCCCCCACAGGGTTACTTTGGGCCTAAGCTTCCACCCTCCCTAGGCAATAAGTCAGTTCTCCCGTTGATAGGGAAGCTCCCAGCCACTCGCAAACCAAACACCAAAAAATGTGAAGAGTCTGGCTTGGAGCGGGGTGATGAACAAGAACAGTCAGAGACAGAGGAGGGGCCCCTGGGCATCATTGAGGCCCCATTTGGACACCAGTGCCCTTCAGAGGACACAGCGAGACCCACATCAGACCCACTTCCTGAAGAGCCAAAACCTGAAGAAGGCGCTGCCCAACACTCCACAGCTCCTTTGAATACCCCAGCACTCCCTAACTGCTATCCTGGGGATCCTGCCATGCCCCACAACTACCTCCCTGAGCCCAGTGATGGGGATGCCCTGGAGCACCTGGACGGGGCCAGTCAATCCATACCCAATGAATCTAGTGCCCTCCCTTTAGTCCCAGACATGGAACACTTCCCCAGCTATGCACCTCCAAGCGGGGAACCCAACGTTGAGTCCCCTGACGGGGCAGATGATGCCTCACTGGCCCCCCTGGAGAGTCAGCCCATCACTTTCACCCCAGAAGAGATGGAGAAGTATAGCAAGCTCCAGCAGGCAGCCCAGCAGCATATCCAACAGCAGCTCCTGGCTAAGCAAGTGAAGGCTTTTCCAGCCTCAGCAGCGCTGGCCCCTGCAACACCTGCTCTTCAGCCCATCCACATTCAGCAGCCTGCCACAGCCTCAGCTACTTCCATCACCACGGTGCAGCATGCCATCCTGCAACaccatgctgctgctgctgccgccgccatTGGCATCCACCCTCATCCCCATCCCCAGCCCCTTGCCCAGGTGCACCACATTCCCCAGCCCCACCTGACTCCTATCTCCTTGTCTCACCTCACTCACTCAATTATCCCTGGCCACCCTGCCACTTTTCTTGCCAGCCATCCCATCCACATCATTCCTGCTTCTGCCATCCACCCAGGGCCTTTTACCTTTCACCCAGTCCCTCATGCAGCTCTCTATCCCACACTTTTAGCCCCACGCCCTGCTGCAGCAGCTGCCACTGCTCTCCACCTCCACCCGCTACTGCACCCCATTTTCTCAGGTCAGGACCTGCAGCATCCACCTAGCCATGGTACATGA